Proteins found in one Paenibacillus borealis genomic segment:
- a CDS encoding polysaccharide deacetylase family protein, whose product MKKVGKATTLLLLAAFLLSACSNNDGNTGSTAAGNESQPPATIQPATGQPASASAQPDSSAGASPAAQATPAVTPAAAVTATVQPTGAAASEEVPVLYHMNKNYDIIPNDAATNKKVVLLTFDDGPKDAELINPLMDTLDKHKAKAIFFVNGYRVKEHPELLELIHSRGGIIGNHSWDHIVLKDKSEVEVKKQIEDVQNIVKEVTGETPQFFRPPHGAGGDVGKKIAADNGLLYMTWSVGSLDWEMKEKDANKTDKLITNVTSQLHSGSNILMHELPWTVEALDTLLTTLEGKGYSVVDPRSIELKMR is encoded by the coding sequence CTGCTGTCAGCCTGCAGCAACAATGACGGAAATACAGGCAGCACTGCTGCGGGGAATGAATCGCAGCCTCCGGCTACAATACAGCCTGCCACAGGGCAGCCGGCCTCCGCTTCGGCTCAGCCGGACAGTTCTGCCGGAGCATCTCCTGCTGCGCAGGCTACACCTGCCGTAACTCCTGCAGCTGCAGTCACAGCAACAGTTCAGCCAACCGGGGCAGCAGCTTCAGAGGAAGTACCGGTGCTGTACCATATGAACAAAAACTACGACATCATCCCGAACGATGCCGCAACAAACAAAAAGGTCGTCCTGCTGACCTTCGATGACGGGCCCAAGGATGCGGAATTAATCAATCCGCTGATGGATACGCTGGACAAGCACAAGGCCAAAGCCATTTTCTTCGTCAACGGTTACCGGGTGAAGGAGCATCCCGAGCTGCTTGAGCTGATTCATAGCCGCGGAGGCATTATCGGGAACCACAGCTGGGATCACATTGTGCTGAAGGATAAATCCGAGGTGGAAGTAAAGAAACAGATTGAAGATGTGCAGAATATTGTCAAAGAAGTCACCGGTGAGACCCCACAGTTCTTCCGTCCGCCGCACGGGGCAGGCGGTGATGTCGGCAAGAAGATTGCTGCTGACAATGGCCTGCTCTATATGACCTGGTCCGTCGGCTCGCTGGACTGGGAGATGAAGGAAAAGGATGCCAATAAAACGGACAAGCTGATTACGAATGTTACCAGCCAGCTGCATTCCGGCAGCAACATTCTGATGCACGAGCTGCCTTGGACTGTTGAGGCGCTGGATACACTGCTTACTACGCTTGAAGGCAAAGGCTATAGCGTTGTCGATCCGCGCAGTATCGAGCTGAAAATGCGTTAA
- a CDS encoding metallophosphoesterase: MGIIMVAAAFKKRIIAEEIVLDRLPAAFDGFRILFITDIHRRRLPAAMLAPLRGKVDAVFLGGDLTEKGSPAERLADNMKLTASLEAPVYAVHGNHDYRANISLVDNIIRGSGARLLLDENVTIGRSGSKVILTGVDFPRTGGKKAYSALPPVAAGDSELLRIILVHDPLWLSRQQEVPADLILAGHTHGGQVVLPFIGSRHGDDFYRHYNAGRYEIPGYGNSAHPLKMLISRGFGTAHLPLRWGSPAEMHVLTLRCMQDQHL; encoded by the coding sequence ATGGGTATAATCATGGTTGCCGCAGCCTTCAAAAAACGCATTATTGCCGAGGAAATAGTGCTGGACAGACTGCCGGCCGCTTTTGACGGCTTCCGTATTCTGTTCATTACCGATATTCACCGCCGCCGTCTTCCCGCGGCCATGCTGGCACCCCTGCGCGGGAAGGTGGATGCAGTCTTCCTGGGCGGCGATCTGACGGAGAAGGGCAGCCCGGCAGAGCGCCTGGCGGATAATATGAAGCTGACGGCCTCGCTGGAGGCGCCTGTCTACGCTGTGCATGGCAATCATGATTACCGGGCAAATATCTCGCTTGTCGATAATATCATCCGCGGCAGCGGAGCCAGACTGCTGCTGGATGAGAATGTGACTATCGGACGGTCCGGGTCCAAGGTTATCCTCACCGGTGTTGATTTCCCGCGAACTGGCGGCAAGAAGGCGTATTCAGCGCTGCCGCCAGTGGCAGCCGGGGATTCAGAGCTCCTGCGGATCATCCTTGTGCATGATCCGCTCTGGCTGTCCCGGCAGCAGGAAGTGCCCGCCGATCTTATTTTGGCTGGACACACACATGGCGGGCAAGTGGTGCTTCCCTTTATCGGAAGCAGGCATGGCGATGACTTTTACCGTCACTACAATGCCGGCAGGTACGAAATTCCCGGGTACGGGAATTCCGCACACCCGCTGAAGATGCTGATCAGCCGTGGCTTCGGCACTGCGCACTTACCGCTGCGCTGGGGCAGCCCGGCCGAGATGCATGTACTGACACTGCGCTGCATGCAGGATCAGCACTTATAA